From the genome of Impatiens glandulifera chromosome 9, dImpGla2.1, whole genome shotgun sequence, one region includes:
- the LOC124914873 gene encoding probable bifunctional methylthioribulose-1-phosphate dehydratase/enolase-phosphatase E1 1 isoform X2 produces MAAALTAVKVVNVAATTTQFYVESNPINPLISGFRWISGTGGITAAASTFKPQRLIATSASGVHMKRTVRENVIRPPLPTPYLLNKSRQRGDGAAKSGIFVSNIDAELSTPKCILLDIEGTTTPISFVMEVLFPYARENVGRHLGITYHTDETKDDIKLLRSQVEDDLKQQIAGALPIPSDNANKEEIISSLVANVEAMIKADRKITALKELQGRIWRTGFQNNEIEAVVFADVPPALEKWHASGIKVYIYSSGSRLAQRLIFGNTNYGDLRKHLCGFFDTTVGNKKETRSYFEIVESLGVDKPNEVLFITDVYQEAIAAKNAGLEVIISLRPGNGALPDNHGFRTITSFSEI; encoded by the exons ATGGCGGCAGCGTTAACGGCTGTTAAAGTAGTGAATGTGGCAGCAACAACAACTCAATTCTACGTGGAGAGTAATCCTATCAACCCTTTGATTTCAGGGTTCCGATGGATTTCCGGCACCGGCGGCATTACCGCGGCGGCCTCTACCTTCAAACCCCAGCGTCTCATCGCCACGTCCGCTTCTG GTGTGCATATGAAAAGAACTGTTCGAGAGAACGTAATTCGTCCTCCATTACCGACTCCATACCTTCTTAACAAG AGTCGGCAGAGAGGAGATGGGGCTGCCAAATCTGGGATTTTTGTGTCCAACATTGATGCTGAACTGTCCACCCCA AAATGCATTCTTTTGGACATTGAAGGAACCACAACTCCGATATCGTTTGTTATGGAAGTGCTCTTCCCATATGCCCGTGAGAACGTGGGAAGGCATTTAGGGATTACATATCATACAGATGAAACAAAAGATGATATCAAGTTGTTGCGGTCTCAA GTAGAGGATGACTTGAAACAACAGATTGCTGGTGCACTTCCAATTCCATCTGATAATGCAAATAAAGAGGAGATAATTTCATCTTTAGTTGCTAATGTGGAAGCAATGATAAAAGCTGACAGGAAGATTACTGCCTTGAAAGAATTGCAG GGTCGCATATGGAGAACCGGGTTTCAAAATAACGAGATTGAGGCTGTGGTTTTTGCTGATGTCCCTCCAGCACTTGAAAAGTGGCATGCTTCAGGCATCAAG GTATACATTTATTCAAGTGGAAGTAGATTAGCGCAAAGGCTAATATTTGGGAACACAAACTATGGAGATTTGAGAAAACACTTGTGCGGATTTTTTGATACCACGGTCGG GAACAAGAAAGAAACAAGAAGCTACTTCGAGATTGTAGAATCTCTTGGCGTTGACAAACCGAATGAGGTTCTATTCATTACCGATGTTTATCAGGAAGCTATAGCTGCCAAGAATGCAG GTTTGGAGGTAATAATCTCATTGCGGCCAGGCAATGGAGCTCTTCCAGATAATCATGGATTCAGGACAATCACTTCTTTCTCAGAAATCTAA
- the LOC124914873 gene encoding probable bifunctional methylthioribulose-1-phosphate dehydratase/enolase-phosphatase E1 1 isoform X1, with product MAAALTAVKVVNVAATTTQFYVESNPINPLISGFRWISGTGGITAAASTFKPQRLIATSASGVHMKRTVRENVIRPPLPTPYLLNKALQSRQRGDGAAKSGIFVSNIDAELSTPKCILLDIEGTTTPISFVMEVLFPYARENVGRHLGITYHTDETKDDIKLLRSQVEDDLKQQIAGALPIPSDNANKEEIISSLVANVEAMIKADRKITALKELQGRIWRTGFQNNEIEAVVFADVPPALEKWHASGIKVYIYSSGSRLAQRLIFGNTNYGDLRKHLCGFFDTTVGNKKETRSYFEIVESLGVDKPNEVLFITDVYQEAIAAKNAGLEVIISLRPGNGALPDNHGFRTITSFSEI from the exons ATGGCGGCAGCGTTAACGGCTGTTAAAGTAGTGAATGTGGCAGCAACAACAACTCAATTCTACGTGGAGAGTAATCCTATCAACCCTTTGATTTCAGGGTTCCGATGGATTTCCGGCACCGGCGGCATTACCGCGGCGGCCTCTACCTTCAAACCCCAGCGTCTCATCGCCACGTCCGCTTCTG GTGTGCATATGAAAAGAACTGTTCGAGAGAACGTAATTCGTCCTCCATTACCGACTCCATACCTTCTTAACAAG GCATTACAGAGTCGGCAGAGAGGAGATGGGGCTGCCAAATCTGGGATTTTTGTGTCCAACATTGATGCTGAACTGTCCACCCCA AAATGCATTCTTTTGGACATTGAAGGAACCACAACTCCGATATCGTTTGTTATGGAAGTGCTCTTCCCATATGCCCGTGAGAACGTGGGAAGGCATTTAGGGATTACATATCATACAGATGAAACAAAAGATGATATCAAGTTGTTGCGGTCTCAA GTAGAGGATGACTTGAAACAACAGATTGCTGGTGCACTTCCAATTCCATCTGATAATGCAAATAAAGAGGAGATAATTTCATCTTTAGTTGCTAATGTGGAAGCAATGATAAAAGCTGACAGGAAGATTACTGCCTTGAAAGAATTGCAG GGTCGCATATGGAGAACCGGGTTTCAAAATAACGAGATTGAGGCTGTGGTTTTTGCTGATGTCCCTCCAGCACTTGAAAAGTGGCATGCTTCAGGCATCAAG GTATACATTTATTCAAGTGGAAGTAGATTAGCGCAAAGGCTAATATTTGGGAACACAAACTATGGAGATTTGAGAAAACACTTGTGCGGATTTTTTGATACCACGGTCGG GAACAAGAAAGAAACAAGAAGCTACTTCGAGATTGTAGAATCTCTTGGCGTTGACAAACCGAATGAGGTTCTATTCATTACCGATGTTTATCAGGAAGCTATAGCTGCCAAGAATGCAG GTTTGGAGGTAATAATCTCATTGCGGCCAGGCAATGGAGCTCTTCCAGATAATCATGGATTCAGGACAATCACTTCTTTCTCAGAAATCTAA
- the LOC124915116 gene encoding probable hexosyltransferase MUCI70 — translation MTGVSLGLRTGSYGSLQSARNVGLQANNGYVARRTSRASLSASRDKERWFTHIRRFIGRKEGGMLILFIIASFFWLAGFFTVYRDTSESGGLYFDMTIHNINSSKISPIMSCGEENIQHPPLLQSSSTLAFLADSLFNMENPCNSFAFPPPPPGDRRRYGPRPCPVCYLPVEQAMARMPRSPSLSPVLQHLTYYHQDHSITAERHGGSKFGGYPSLKLRNDSFKINESMTVHCGFVKGCRPGFQTGFDIDENDIRELQQFHEVIVASAIFGNYDIIQQPRNIGDFSRKNIRFYMFIDEATEAYMRNSSILDSTRRVGLWRIIIVHNTPYGDARRNGKVPKLLLHRLFPNIRYSIWIDAKLQLVVDPYQVLERFLWRQNATFAISKHYRRYDVFEEAEANKAAGKYDNVSIDYQVDFYKKEGLTPYSEAKLPIISDVPEGCVIIKEHIPITNLFTCLWFNEVDRFTSRDQLSFSSVRDKFMAQVNWSVNMFLDCERRNFVIQGYHRDILAQMSPPPPPSPPAILVRHSPPPPATSNNRGIIPITTRKIPVKKTPARRGRDRRSGSRRHRKVGNRDNTF, via the exons ATGACTGGAGTGTCATTGGGTCTACGTACAGGAAGTTATGGATCCTTACAATCTGCACGCAATGTTGGATTGCAGGCGAACAATGGCTATGTAGCAAGAAGAACATCAAGGGCGTCTCTTTCTGCCTCAAGAGACAAGGAAAGGTGGTTTACCCATATTCGCAGATTCATAGGAAGGAAGGAAGGGGGAAtgctaatattatttataattgctAGTTTTTTTTGGTTAGCAGGGTTCTTTACTGTCTACAGAG ATACATCTGAAAGTGGTGGGTTGTACTTTGACATGACAATTCACAATATTAATTCTTCAAAGATAAGTCCTATTATGAGCTGTGGAGAAGAAAACATTCAGCATCCTCCTTTACTGCAGTCTTCTTCTACCCTTGCATTTCTTGCGGATTCGCTTTTTAATATGGAAAATCCATGTAACAGTTTTGCgtttcctcctcctcctcctggTGATAGAAGACGATATGGACCACGCC CTTGTCCAGTATGTTATCTACCTGTGGAGCAAGCTATGGCAAGAATGCCTAGGTCTCCGTCATTATCGCCTGTGTTACAACATTTGACTTACTATCACCAAGATCATTCAATAACGGCAGAACGACATGGAGGATCCAAGTTTGGTGGCTATCCTTCTTTAAAGCTGAGAAATGATTCTTTCAAAATAAACGAGTCCATGACTGTGCATTGTGG ATTTGTGAAAGGATGTAGACCTGGTTTTCAGACTGGTTTTGATATCGATGAAAATGATATTAGGGAATTACAGCAGTTTCATGAGGTTATTGTTGCGTCAGCCATTTTTG GAAACTATGACATAATACAGCAGCCTAGGAACATTGGTGATTTTTCAAGGAAAAATATACGCTTTTACATGTTTATAGATGAGGCAACAGAAGCATATATGAGAAATTCTAGTATTCTTGACAGCACGAGGAGAGTTGGTTTATGGAGAATTATAATTGTTCATAACACACCATATGGCGATGCAAGACGCAATGGAAAG GTCCCAAAATTGCTTCTACATAGACTTTTTCCTAATATCAGATATTCTATATGGATAGATGCAAAGCTTCAACTTGTGGTGGACCCATATCAAGTTCTGGAGAG GTTTCTGTGGCGCCAAAATGCTACTTTTGCAATTTCAAAGCACTATAGACGGTATGATGTGTTTGAAGAAGCTGAAGCTAATAAAGCTGCAGGAAAGTATGATAATGTTTCCATAGATTACCAGGTTGACTTTTATAAGAAGGAAGGGTTAACACCTTATTCGGAGGCTAAGCTTCCTATAATTAGCG ATGTTCCAGAAGGTTGTGTGATTATAAAGGAACACATTCCCATAACAAATCTCTTCACCTGTCTCTGGTTCAATGAAGTTGACCGTTTTACTTCAAGGGATCAATTGAGCTTCTCTTCTGTTAGGGACAAATTTATGGCGCAAGTAAATTGGAGCGTCAATATGTTTTTGGATTGTGAAAGAAGGAATTTTGTCATACAG GGTTACCATAGGGATATTTTGGCGCAAAtgtctcctcctcctccaccatctCCTCCTGCAATTTTGGTAAGGCATTCACCTCCTCCTCCAGCAACATCTAATAACCGGGGCATCATCCCCATCACCACCAGAAAGATACCTGTGAAGAAGACACCTGCTAGACGCGGAAGGGATAGAAGATCAGGTTCAAGGCGTCATCGGAAAGTTGGAAACCGGGACAACACATTCTAA